The sequence below is a genomic window from Humulus lupulus chromosome 3, drHumLupu1.1, whole genome shotgun sequence.
cttatattttatatttgtatattaaaaaaattctcaaaattatcGTGCTTATAACATAAAATTTCCCTATATAAATAACTATGCGCGCGAGAATTATACATACAATTTTCATCAGAGGGTGATTAATATACAATTTAAACctcatatattaattaatatattattgctGTCAATTAATCTAATTATATACTATTTCTGAATTTAAGGTATCATGGGGCTTCATTATTCAAAGATCGATACCAGCCGCCTTTGTCCTTATTTTCTATGGAAATTGCAACATAATATTCAAATTGGTCAATTCAACATATTTGTCTCTAGGTAGATTTGTTCATTAACAAAAAGAATTGGCCCTCAAaagagaacaaaaaaaaaaaaatgcaattacATTTTATATTGAATTTTTAATAGAATGCAAAGTAtggcttttttttaaaaaaaaaaaaaaaagttaatttatggtttttttttaagaattttcacttttatggtttattttaccatatttttatacaaaaattagtttatgtcatagttttactcttaatcaagttttataaATTTAGAAagctatgtttgtaatttgattattatttttttagcttatttgtttttatgtatatattaaatttttctttggttgttttgcaatttttttttgttatatgaattgtgtttaaaattattttttatttattataaatattttttcccttttttttagattgtacatttttttttttcaatttctgGGTAAGGTaatcagttacttgattgatctttgacagttatgaaaaaaaatcatagagctaagttaaataacatgtaccaagaGGGGTAAtcagttatcctgagatgagtaatTTTCTACCATAACAGGCCACTTCtacaaaaacaccattttatgacactttttagggcactcacctagatgcgagtcctaaaaacaactcatggactttttaggactcgcgttgagattctttaaagaatttcttttagtgctcgcggagcgagtcctaaaaactatgtgtgtcctaaaagtttgagtttttttttaacaaacacctcctggaatttttaggactcgcaagtcctaaaagtttgaattttaaaaaatttcaaatttcctccaattttttcaactaaaattgtgagtcctaaaaacatatgtgtatcctaaaagtttgaattttaaaaaatttcaaattcccttcaatttttttaactaaaattacgagtcctaaaaaattatgtgtgtcctaaaagtttgaatttaaaaaaaaaattaaattccctctaattttttttaattaaaattgcgaatcctaaaagaatatttttaggactcgcaaaaatTTATGTATGtcataaaagtttgaattttaaaaaatttcaaattctctTGTATTTTTTTgactaaaattttattatttattacttcacaaagaaaaatataacacaacagcccattctctctctctctctctctccatgctctcttcccccatttctctctctatctctctctctcacgaactCCACATCCAAGCCATGGACGGCGGCGCTCCGGCCACCCCCTCCTACACTTGTCGGCGCAATGGACGCAAAAGGTCGGCGACCTTCGACCCCCGCGAGCCCAACCCATCACGCGCCGCCCAAAGTCGTTCGAAGTTGCGATGGTGTTATTTTTCTCAAACTCTTCCGAGTGTTTTCTGACCACCTTGAGCCACCCCGACCGAAACGAACACCACCAGTgaattccttgtgctttgggcatcaaaacccactaaaggattaATCATTTTCTcgaaccaccaccgtggggtggtggTGCCGCCGTTAACGTCAAAGCTCCAGCGGGAGCTTTggctatcaattaattttttaaaaattaaaaataagactttttaggactcgcattgcaagtcctaaaaacattcttttaggactcgtacattcattcttttaggactcgcgcgagtcctaaaaacttacttaaagacactcaacgggattttttaggactcgcaacacgagtcctaaaaaaccttagtttttaaggctctcaaatagaggactcgcaaattttttttgtagtagtgggggtaaccaattaccataagaggggtgacgagttagtcatactaaatatgaaaagaaacatcaaatttgaaggaaaaagaggaagaacacttcattaaaaaatgaagaagtaactatgattttagtaacataggtaaccggtacataaagaacccagaaatatacacacatatcagaacgtgaaggtaaccagttgccctcagaaatatacacacaaaacatgaaggtaaccagttacccctgaaaatatacacacaaagaacgggaagataaccagttaccatagatttaaagtgttgacgcggttcttcggcaacagataattatatgaataaggagagggattagtgctaaatgatgaaccataatggatgaatgatctcaaaggaaaattataactcgaatactattttaggtggttcaaaggttaaaattcttctagtccaccagccaatattattgatagggctgtgcagaaacgatccgatccaataacaaaccgaccgatccaatgtcaaccgaccgctaaaaattggatatccaatcatgattggattggatcggatgacatttttaaaaatccaatattggatcggtcggttcttagatgacatgtaaatccaatggatccaaccgaccgatccaatccaataatgatccaataccatccaattaatattcagataaaaaatatattatatattttttttaaagttaaaatatattatattttattacatttactgtttacatatattatatttaatgtactaaacttttttatttaattatgatgtattattgtaattttatgttggattcctacaaattattaagacttatgtttttaattttatattagatttgtgttgtaaacttctaaatcattacaattaaatatttttattatttggatgagtaattagtgtttttataattgaaataatatatattttttaaaatcagcCTAAATAAAGGTTTTAAAAGATCGGATGGATCCGATCCAATCCAACAGATAACCAATGGATGGAACCGAACCGATCCAATCAtccattggatcggatcggatcggtTGATTCAAGGTGATTGGATCAGATCAGTTccaaaaatccaacatccaattggatgattggatcggatcggatgggcttaaaaacattggatgtcatccaatgaacacccctaattattgatatatctctgatattccttacagggtatttctttacaaattagaagtcaACTCTTTgcaactctcagggtctccatatttataaggagaggacacctgggtgttggcaaaggaggtcatcccgtgaccttcttacctatcatgtcacttctgcgacattcatgattaattcctaaaacctgacaatgaagtgtggtttaatcaataggtaagggggaaaatgggccgcatggcccaaaccagtcgtggggtgtctgaacacgAACGTTTATGCtttgtgtccgagaattcaggaatggagtagacacgtgatgtctgatatatgcacgtttacattgcgtggttgactttataaagggtcagaggtgtcaactcaagctcgtaccccgagcttgatgtagtctcagctcgtggtgtccacactgctgatctgatgccttagtaatctcactaaacctttggctgtctcgagctaaagaggtagagacttgcaacaacagctccgggtaggtggcttccacgtggctgataaaaTTATGACATTTTCCaactcgctaataacccgtggatatttagggcgtacatgaagatagaaaaaaaaatcagatccactccctttcccttctctcccatcttcttcatataattttttttttctagatttgaatgtttctatcagggtaactggttacctattcacgttttcatatttttattagttttctttccaaattttggtgttcctacaagggttacagtaaaaagaaaatgctgaaaaattgatttgattttttttatatatagtgggaaaaagtataaaaaaaattacaataataaaatataataaataaaaaatagtaaataattatgtaatgttaaataatatgtgtgaaaaaaaaaggaaagaaaaaagaaaaagaaatgagaaaataataagtacaaaaaatgaagaaaaaagaaggaaaaaaaatttaggaaagaaaactaaaaaaatatatataaaaaaacaaaacagtagaaatgatgaaggaaaaaaacaattgaatgaataaaaatgaaaagaagaagaagaaaactaattgaaaaatggaaagaaaaaaaatatgaatgaaaaaattagtagaaaaaaatgaaaaaaaaagaggaaaaaaatggaaaaagaaaaaaaagctcatatatgtgaaaaaaaaaaaatggaaggagaaaataataaatacaaaaatgaagaaaaaataaaaagaaaaaagaaaaaaatagcaaagaaaactgaaaaaatatgaacaaaacaatacaaatacaaatgaaagaaaaaaaaatagataaatgaataaaaatgataaaaagaagaagaagaagaagagaagactaatggaaaaatggaaagattaaaataaaaagatgttggaaaaaattggtagaaaaaaatgggaaaaaatgaaagaaaaaataaggaaggaataaaagaaaaaaataactgaaaaaaaaattaaaaaataaaggaaaaaaattgaaaaataaaataaaataaaattacctttaaaatcaaagaaaatataactatgataaaaaaatatgagatttccatattttagttagttactaattgtgtttctcatattttaatttttttctttaataattttttctatacaaattaaaaaaatatataattatcatattttttaaCTTGTAGTCtaaaagtcatatttttaaaaaactcccaaaaaaaatatatatatatatattaaggccAGTTGTAGGAATTGTAATGGTCGAAATGAGATTTAGGCCCAATACTAAAATCCACAAACAAAATATGGCTGAAGAAGATCAAGTAGGTTTCAATCAAACTAAGCCCAAACATACAATGCCCAAGTCAATACAACGAATCGAGCCATTTAAACATGGCCCACGACCCAGGTTTGAAATCCATCAACGTCGACCTAAGCCTTAAGTCTAACAACAAATAGTCATAACAAATTTGTCCACTCCTCAACTAGGCAAAGGGAGATCGATTCTCTCTGGGAGGCTTATAAAAGCTCTCGTTCAAGCTACAAAGTGACTATGGACTTTGGCCTAAGTACATTAATTGTCCCTATAGTAAGAGACATTCTGAAATTATATTCTCAACTACTTTCGATTCTGGCTACCCATATGAGCCTTCGACATTGCCGTGGAAATAGAACGTATTTACTTCTTTCAttttattattctatatcatgGCAATGCCTTCAACCAACATCACCTCAGCATCTTAAGGATTAATTTCTTGTTGAGTATTGTTATTTGAGATTTTAAAGTATTCAATACTATATAAAATGAACCCTATAATTAATCAACGAtatcataatatttattaaattaaaataagctAGATTCTAAATCATGTTACGAGCTTGGTTAAAATATTGAATTACTTATTTGTTAGTAAGTTAGTGAACTGTAAGTTTTGTTAGTGATGAGTTGTTGTCTTGTCAACAGCTGTAATGAGCTGGCATGAGCTAAATTTAGTTATCTTTTTGTATGTATTATTGagctcttttatatatatataattatttttgttcATGCAAGTTGCTGAGCAATTATTTCTTGGTTTCTTCCCAAATATCtccctctatttttttttttggttttcttgtttttttatttcatcAAAAGTGTTCCAATATTAAAGTGTACTAATAGcaatatgtgatttttttttttataatggtagACACTAATAATACCTCTTAGCTATACTTTTTCAAATTACTTATTTCTTTAGTTTACAAATTGTCCATGCCCACGAATAATGTTCTCAATTATTGTAGATTTTTACTATCTATAAAGATGCacaaaattaatcaaactatGATACAAATTTGATGAAAGCTAGGGAAACTATATATGCAAAGTAAGTAAATAATAATAACTATGGTCCAAATTTGATGAAAGCTAGGGAAACTATATAtgcaaaataagtaaataataataataataataataataataataattgcaaGTTTGATACTTCGATTACAAtagaaaatcattttttttactaattgaGCATATAGTTAGAGAATTTAACTTTATAGTTTCCATCAAATAAGGCAAGTGCATTTTTcataaaaagaagaaaatttgtgaattaatctctctatatatttatatatttcctCAATAATTAATAGAAAGACTATTTGCCAACAAAGACAACCAAAATAATAAATTCACATAGAAACACACATATGTAAATAGAATAATGATACACGCATTAAAATATTACACTAACTTATTtgttactgttttaaatttacttaaaataaatttaattagttaaataaaattCACACGGATAATAATGTTTTGGTGAAGATATTGTTACTCATATAAATATAGGATATATAAGATGCATTCTCATTTCGGCCGGGGCGTTTTTATTGCATTCTGCACACAATATTGCGTCAATATGTAGTATTTTTTAGATGATAGATTGTATTGTGCAAGAGGACTGGTGTCAAAAGTAACTACATCCTAAGCATAGCTAAAGCTCGCAAAGGCTGAGCTTTCTGTAAGGTGAGGCCAAACATTTCTTCCATATTTATAGTATCTGCTTCAACACCTTCTTCAAActtccaatcaaatgagtgaatGAGAGAACCCAACATCAAATCAACCATTCGCATGGCCAACGGTAAGCCAGGGCAGATCCGGCGGCCACTGCCAAAGGGAAGAAGCTCAAAGTTTCGACCTTTGACATCAATATTTGATTCTAAAAACCTCTCCGGAATGAACTCATTGGGATTGTCCCAAATTTTGGGGTCTCTTGAAATGGCCCATATATTAACTATCACTTGAGCATCCTTTGGGACGATATAACCGCAGAGTTCCACATCTAATTCGGCTTTGCGAGGAATCAGTAATGGAGCTGGTGGGTGCAAACGAAAGATCTCTTTGATTATGGCTTGTAAGTAAGGGAGCCTTGTTATGTCCGATTCCTTCATTTGGTTTCCCTTTCCGATTACTTTGTCTAGCTCCATTTGGGCTTTCAAAAGAATTTTTGGTTTTCTAAGTAGTTCAGTCATTGACCACTCTAAGGTGGATGAAGTCGTATCAGTGCCTGCCGAAAATAGAGCCTGCAGTATTATTAATTTCATATACATTAATTTTTTTCTGCTTTATAAATAAAGTTAAGAtggatataaatttaatatatattataataatttggATATCGTGTTAACATTAAAAATTACTTAACTTATctaatcataattattttaataagtcTTAtcaatcaaaaaataaaaaaaacaaatatgaaagcaatattgctaattttcttttaaatcaaACTCCTACACATCATCTACCTACCTTATCACTTACTCCACCATTGACAAACACTCTTATGAGCAACTCCCATTGGAATTGCTCttatgttttattaattgtttggGTTTTGTATTTTTCTAAATTATTTTTGGGACAATTTATTTTATAAACTAGTTCAAATTGGCTGCTAATCTGATGTTAATAAAAgatttttaaactaaaatcataaataatttaccaaacttaCAACTCAGCACAAAAACGCAATCATTGTTTAACAATTGTATTGTTAAATTCAATATTTTGTTAATTAAAATTGGAATAAAgatctattttaactattttataaaatttaaggTCAAAAAATAACTTATTAAAACACATAGTTCAAACAAATTATTAAAGAAAACGTAATGTTTAAAAATGTATAAAACCTATAAAATATTTTAGAGATATATTTTACCAGCAATAATGGAACATTTTTATATTGTTTCCTTCCAACACCTAACTCATTGATTACATAGGTGGTGTCAGGTACTACTAATAAGGCAAATTAATAATTACATAAGACAAATGAAATGAGTATTACTTTGAacaatatatatatgaaaaaatatataatttagcCTCTTAGATTTTAGCTAATTATTAGATAccatatattttagaaaattctaaattataatatttttcaaaaaaattaaaactaatttctgtaaattttgttttaataagacaatttattattattattattaaaattttaattttttgagcctaaaatttaatttacttgcTTAATTAATAGTTCATTACTATTATTAATTTGCTTCTACtttctaaaataaaattttaataaattaatttaaattataataatgtAAGGATAAAATAATCttatgtcaaaaaaaaaaaattgaccaataTCATGTGCAAGagcaatattttatatatatatgtatatgtataattgttaaataatataCATACCACTAAGAAATGTTCGATTGCAATTTTGTCTAGAAGCTGATGTTCTTTATTCTCTTCGCTCATCATGTAGTTAAGAAGATTATCCAAAATATCATGACTTCCGTCCCTAAGACCAGTAGCAATATTACCACTCGATTCTCTGAGTAGTGGCAGCCTTTTGTTGATGATACGGTCGAACAACCCCATCATTTTCCGGAACTGACGAGCCATGTTCCTTCTAATGCCTTGGGGATCCACCTTCCTAAGAAACGGGAAGTAATCGGCCAAGTTGGGCTTTCCCGCAGATTCCATGATATTGAAAACGATCTCCTTCAGCTCTCCGGCCATGTCATCACCATTAGAGCTAGAATCGGCCCAGTCAAGGGAGAAAAAAGTGGTCGATAACAAGCTCAGTGATGTGTTAAAACCAGCTGTGTTAATATCCACGGCCTCGCCTGCTCCGGCCATTTTACCAACGTAACTTAGAAGCTCTTGTACTTTTTGGTGCCTCAAATTCTTGTTGGTATCCAGAGCCTTAGCAGAAAACATGTAAGAGCTGCACATTTTTCTGAAGTTTCTCCAACTAGGAGAGACAGGAATCCATGGCAGGCCATAGTGGTGGTGATTGCAGGCTCGGAGTGAGTCTGGAACGGTTCGGTTGGAGAAGAGTTGATCGTGGGTTTGGAGGACTTCTTTGGCTAAGTCCGCCGAAGACACCACAACTGCGGTTATTTGGCCGAGTTTTAGACTCATGATTGGGCCATGTATGTGGGAAAGCTTGGCTAGAGATTTGTGGGGGTTGTGGCCAAGTTCCAAGAGGTTCCCTATTATGGGGAAAGATCTTGGTCCTGGTGGAAGAGGAAGATGATGGTGATGTTGGGTAGTTTTGCCCCATGAAAAAGAAAATAAGTTAAAGGCTTGAATCGATATCCAAATGATGAGAATGAAATACAGAAAATAACTCAGCATGTTGTACAAATCATAAATATAAATGATCTCCATTTTATCAGTCTTCCTCTTTCTGGTCCTTGTGTAGATACATACTTATATAGGATAGAGCATAGAATTATATTACATCACACaattaaatttaaaccacataaTCGGGATCAAGATCCCCTGTCCAGAATTTGTGTACAACTGTGTGTTCACCAATGATGTTGTGAGAATTAATGATTTCTCCAACAAAATCTAATACTCAACTGCTGTTCATTATCCTCCGTAactatctaattttttatttccttttttttccttttcttatttaatcaattacctcaCTACAGCCAACTGTCTTATTCTATTTTTGTTGATATATATATTGGAGTCAATATGTGTTTGTAATCAATCTCATTTTTGTTTTCATAATCTTCTACATTTTTTTGTTTCCTATTTTTTTTAACTCTaggatatatatttataaatatatattattaaaatattttagtttatttaatttttgttaattactcattttttatAGTGTTGTATATAACTTActcaatttattttatatttagaccgtagctattttttttatataaatattattatcacttaattaaatcaattattttttttcatttcttttataTAGACCGTCGCTTTTCTTGTATATAAatgttattttcatttaattaaacttttttttttcttttataccaTAATTTTGTggtaaagtttttttttatggctttttttaGTGTTATTATGTAGACACAAGAGCCAATAACagtaattttgtaaaaaaaaaaaaaagccaataAGAGTAGTATTTAAAATGGTGATTGTGAAAATATCAAAAATAGTAAGGCAGTTGTAGTAGTGAAGTCACTAattgattatataaataaataaataaaaaattagatggAAAGTAACGGAATATAACAAACGGCAGTTGAGTGTTAGGAGAAATCATTAAATGATTTGTCACAAAATTATTGGTGGACACATAATCGTACACAAATTCTGGGCAAAAGATCCTCATCCATATAATTCTACCTTTTATGCGTCTAATCATTAATGATGTTAGGTAGAAATGAAATATAAATTATTAATGATGTTACGTAGAAAGACTTTTATGTTGGAAAAGTGagaaaaattaaatcaatagttctaaattaataaagaaaaatgtttatgatgtgattttcattaattaatcAATGGGCTCACGTTTATAACCATTATCAACAttcatataatatttatatagCTAAAAGGAATACTAGTTATACAATCATATGTGCATCTTAAACAATTCAAATATTTTTAGAGTGAGATCCATATTTTTATATGTGGCCCAAAATTCAtgtcacattattatgtgtatataagTAATGATTAACATATTTATTTTACACACTCAAAATGCATACAATGATGTAACATGCttcttaaatattttaattttttagagtGGGATCCACttttttatgtgtggttttaagaTTCATGCTATCATTATGTACATTTTGAGTGTATAAAATGAATGTATGCCTAACATTAtccttattatattatttaacaCCTTAAAATGTCTCACATCAATTGATATGGTGCAAATCAATATTTAGAGATGTAAGACTCGATGTACCAATAATATTACACCACATTAAGTGTTGTTACACGTTAAGATGTACCTAAGGAGTATTCTTAATTATCATAGTAACATGCATAGCTACTCAATAGTCATTGGGAAATGTGAGGCTATATGCTTTCTAACatggattaattttttttaaaaaaaaaaaaaagtcctcCATAACTTAACATCCCAAAACT
It includes:
- the LOC133822349 gene encoding geraniol 8-hydroxylase-like, coding for MEIIYIYDLYNMLSYFLYFILIIWISIQAFNLFSFSWGKTTQHHHHLPLPPGPRSFPIIGNLLELGHNPHKSLAKLSHIHGPIMSLKLGQITAVVVSSADLAKEVLQTHDQLFSNRTVPDSLRACNHHHYGLPWIPVSPSWRNFRKMCSSYMFSAKALDTNKNLRHQKVQELLSYVGKMAGAGEAVDINTAGFNTSLSLLSTTFFSLDWADSSSNGDDMAGELKEIVFNIMESAGKPNLADYFPFLRKVDPQGIRRNMARQFRKMMGLFDRIINKRLPLLRESSGNIATGLRDGSHDILDNLLNYMMSEENKEHQLLDKIAIEHFLVALFSAGTDTTSSTLEWSMTELLRKPKILLKAQMELDKVIGKGNQMKESDITRLPYLQAIIKEIFRLHPPAPLLIPRKAELDVELCGYIVPKDAQVIVNIWAISRDPKIWDNPNEFIPERFLESNIDVKGRNFELLPFGSGRRICPGLPLAMRMVDLMLGSLIHSFDWKFEEGVEADTINMEEMFGLTLQKAQPLRALAMLRM